Below is a window of Actinomycetota bacterium DNA.
GGCCCGAGGTCGTGCTCGCCTCGAACACGTCGTCGATTCCCATCGTCGACCTCGGCGCGGCGACCAAACGCGCGGACCGCGTGATCGGCATGCACTTCTTCAATCCGGTTCCGGTCATGGGACTGATCGAGATCGTGAAAGCGATCACGACGTCGGACGAGACGGTCGAGTTCGCTCGCGAGTACGGTGCCGCGCTCGGCAAGACCACGGTGCTCTCGCGCGATCGCGCGGGATTCATCGTGAACACGCTGTTGATCCCATACCTGAACGATGCGATCAGGATGCTCGAGGAAGGCTTCGCCAGCCGTGAGGACATCGACGCCGCGATCGACCTGGGGCTCAACCACCCGATGGGGCCGCTCCGGTTGGCCGATCTGATCGGCCTCGACACGTGCGCGCAGATCGGCGACGTGTTGTACGAGGAGTTCAGGGACGCCCGGTTCGCGCCTCCGCCGCTGCTGCGGCGGATGGTGGCGGCGCACCGGCTCGGCCGCAAGAGCGGACGCGGCTTCTACGAGTACGACTGACTCGAACGCGAGCCGGCCGCGTCATTTCTCGCCGAGAGCTCGCTCGTAGACCTGGAGTGTCAAGCGCGCCGTCTCGTCCCAGCTGAACCGCTGGGCCTGTGCCCGCGCCCGAGCCGCCATGCGATCGGCGAGCCCGACGTCCGACACGAGCGACGAGATAGCCTGCGCGATCGACCGCACCGAGCGCGGATCCACCCCCAGCGCCGCGTCGCCCGAGACCTCGGGAACGGCGGACGTGTTCGAGGCGACGGTCGGGATGCCTCGAACCAACGCCTCGAGCACCGGCAGACCGAACCCCTCGTACAGCGATGGATAGGCGAACACGTCCGCCGCGCGGTAGACGGCGTCGAGCTCGTCGGCCGAGATCTCGCCGGTCATGACGATCTCCCCCGGCCCCTGCAGCGCGAGCTCGCGCATCAAGGATTCGTGATGCCATCCGAGCGGCCCCGCGAGCACGAGCGCGTGAGGGAAGCCCTCGGCCGCAACGCGCCGGTACGCGCGCACCAGCCGGAGGAGGTTCTTGCGCGGCTCGAGCGTCCCCACGAACAGGACGTACGGTCCCCGGATCTTCAGCCGGGCCAGCACGTCGTCGGCGTCGAGCTTGCCTGCGGGCAACGAAGCGGCGAGCGGAACGACGTGGAGCTTGCTCGGGTCGACGGCGGTTCTCGAAAGGAGATCCTCCGCGGTGGTCCGCGACGGCGTGACGATCGCATCGGCCCGCCGAACTGTCGCACGCACGCCGAGGCGGTAGACGACCCGCCATCTGGGCGGGAACGCTCCGGGCAGGACGTCGAAGGCGAGGTCGTGGACGGTTACGACGAGACGTTGCCTCGCGCCGGCGGGCGCGACGCCGGCATGGTTGGTGACGTGGACGATGTCCACCCCGGCCAGAGGGGCGGGGAGCGGCGGTCGGCCGACGACGTTCCACCGGAGGTACAGCGAGCGCATCCTCCCCCGGAGCTCGTGCATGGGGTGCTCTCGCATCCACGGTTCCGGCGGCTCGGGGGAGTCGAATCTCGAATGGAACAACGTCATCTCGACCGCGGGATCTCGATTCGCAAGCTCCGGCACCAGGTGGCGGATGTAGGTGCCGATCCC
It encodes the following:
- a CDS encoding 3-hydroxybutyryl-CoA dehydrogenase, which translates into the protein MRGEDVRVLGVVGSGLMGSGIVEVAARAGQQVVYLEASDELVESGRHRIETSMARAVERGKLDANVSDEALARVSGTTDPNDLADVDLVIEAATEDADTKRDVFRRLDEVVRPEVVLASNTSSIPIVDLGAATKRADRVIGMHFFNPVPVMGLIEIVKAITTSDETVEFAREYGAALGKTTVLSRDRAGFIVNTLLIPYLNDAIRMLEEGFASREDIDAAIDLGLNHPMGPLRLADLIGLDTCAQIGDVLYEEFRDARFAPPPLLRRMVAAHRLGRKSGRGFYEYD
- a CDS encoding glycosyltransferase family 1 protein codes for the protein MKVALQVDQLFLNAPGGIGTYIRHLVPELANRDPAVEMTLFHSRFDSPEPPEPWMREHPMHELRGRMRSLYLRWNVVGRPPLPAPLAGVDIVHVTNHAGVAPAGARQRLVVTVHDLAFDVLPGAFPPRWRVVYRLGVRATVRRADAIVTPSRTTAEDLLSRTAVDPSKLHVVPLAASLPAGKLDADDVLARLKIRGPYVLFVGTLEPRKNLLRLVRAYRRVAAEGFPHALVLAGPLGWHHESLMRELALQGPGEIVMTGEISADELDAVYRAADVFAYPSLYEGFGLPVLEALVRGIPTVASNTSAVPEVSGDAALGVDPRSVRSIAQAISSLVSDVGLADRMAARARAQAQRFSWDETARLTLQVYERALGEK